A genomic region of Maridesulfovibrio bastinii DSM 16055 contains the following coding sequences:
- a CDS encoding slipin family protein, translating into MNFLIPISIFVLLFLFTSLKVLNEYERGVIFRLGRVIKAKGPGLIILIPIIDKMVKVSLRILTLDVPNQDVITKDNVSIKVNAVIYFRVVEPIKSIIEVEDYLFATSQLAQTTLRSVCGSVELDDLLSKREKLNNEIQEILDIHTDPWGIKVTTVELKYIDLPQEMQRAMAQQAEAERERRAKVISATGEYQAASKLADAAEIISRHPEALQLRYLQTLKEMTSDGKANTVIPLPIDLLKVVAPLMGERNVENKTPQESIDE; encoded by the coding sequence ATGAACTTTCTAATCCCGATTTCTATTTTTGTTTTATTGTTTCTGTTCACCTCGCTCAAGGTGCTCAATGAATATGAGCGTGGTGTTATCTTCAGGCTTGGAAGAGTAATAAAAGCTAAAGGTCCCGGACTGATAATCCTGATTCCGATAATTGATAAAATGGTTAAAGTCTCTCTTAGAATTCTTACTCTGGATGTTCCTAATCAGGATGTTATCACCAAAGACAACGTCAGCATCAAGGTTAATGCGGTTATTTATTTCAGAGTTGTCGAGCCTATCAAGTCCATAATTGAGGTGGAGGATTATTTATTCGCCACTTCTCAGCTTGCCCAAACCACCTTGCGTAGCGTATGTGGTAGCGTCGAGCTTGACGATCTCCTTTCTAAGCGTGAAAAACTTAATAACGAAATTCAGGAGATTCTTGATATTCATACCGATCCCTGGGGAATCAAAGTTACAACTGTAGAGTTGAAATATATTGATCTTCCACAGGAAATGCAGCGTGCCATGGCTCAGCAGGCTGAAGCCGAACGTGAACGCCGTGCTAAAGTTATCAGTGCGACTGGTGAATATCAGGCAGCGTCCAAGCTTGCTGATGCGGCTGAAATAATTTCGCGCCATCCTGAAGCTCTCCAATTGCGTTATCTGCAGACATTAAAAGAGATGACTTCAGATGGTAAGGCTAACACAGTTATTCCTCTTCCGATTGATCTTTTGAAAGTGGTGGCACCGCTTATGGGAGAGAGGAACGTTGAAAATAAAACACCTCAAGAGAGTATAGACGAATGA
- a CDS encoding NAD-dependent epimerase yields MKILVTGAAGFIGFHLSRRLLAEGHEVVGLDILNDYYDVQVKKDRLKQIEDHDNFTFAYLDMADREAIADLFAEHKFTHVMNLAAQAGVRYSLVNPHAYVDSNIVGFVNLLEGCRHNGVKHFVYASSSSVYGLNTSMPFSVHDNVDHPISLYAASKKANELMAHTYSHLYNLPTTGLRFFTVYGPWGRPDMALFLFTKAIVEGKPINVFNNGDMLRDFTFIDDIVEGVCRVINNTATPNPDWTGANPDPGTSCAPFRIYNIGNNQPTKLMRYIEVLEEMLGKKAEKNFMPLQPGDVPATYANVDDLVADVGFKPETTVEEGIAKFVDWYKNYYDVNL; encoded by the coding sequence ATGAAAATTCTTGTAACAGGAGCAGCCGGTTTTATCGGCTTTCATCTTTCCAGACGGCTTTTGGCTGAAGGTCATGAAGTAGTGGGTCTGGATATTCTTAATGATTATTATGATGTTCAGGTTAAAAAAGATAGACTTAAGCAGATTGAAGATCATGATAATTTTACTTTTGCTTATCTTGATATGGCTGATCGTGAAGCCATTGCCGATCTTTTTGCCGAGCATAAATTCACTCATGTAATGAATCTCGCAGCACAGGCCGGAGTACGTTACTCACTTGTCAATCCTCACGCTTATGTGGATTCCAATATTGTGGGATTTGTAAACCTTCTTGAAGGCTGCCGTCATAATGGGGTTAAGCATTTTGTCTATGCTTCATCCAGCTCCGTTTACGGACTCAATACTTCCATGCCTTTTAGTGTCCATGACAATGTTGACCATCCTATCAGTTTATACGCAGCCTCAAAAAAAGCTAATGAGCTGATGGCTCATACCTATAGCCATCTTTATAATCTGCCTACAACCGGTCTTCGTTTCTTCACCGTTTACGGACCTTGGGGCAGACCTGACATGGCTCTTTTCCTTTTCACCAAAGCCATTGTTGAAGGTAAGCCCATCAATGTATTTAATAATGGGGATATGCTCCGCGATTTTACCTTCATTGATGATATTGTTGAAGGAGTCTGCAGAGTAATAAACAACACAGCTACACCTAATCCTGACTGGACAGGAGCCAATCCTGACCCCGGTACAAGTTGTGCTCCGTTCCGCATTTATAATATTGGTAACAATCAGCCGACCAAGCTTATGCGTTACATTGAAGTTCTTGAAGAAATGCTCGGTAAAAAAGCTGAAAAGAATTTCATGCCCCTCCAGCCCGGTGATGTCCCTGCTACCTATGCAAATGTTGATGACCTTGTTGCTGATGTAGGCTTTAAGCCTGAGACAACAGTTGAAGAGGGTATTGCCAAGTTCGTTGACTGGTACAAAAATTACTATGATGTTAACTTATAG
- a CDS encoding ParA family protein, which produces MAKRIVVANQKGGVGKTTTSINLSSSLAVMEKKVLLIDCDPQGNASSGLGFYPGDSRENIYTALFSPDRVEEAIYKTDVPYLDIMPASQDLVGAEIELIDKMGREYYLKDLVDKIDEKYDYIIFDCPPSLGLLTVNALCAAKELMVPLQTEYYALEGVAQLLMTYELVKKRLNNDLEVLGVVLTMYDRRNRLARQVKNEVRKAFPDSLFETIIPRNVRLSEAPSFGKPVILYDAKSNGALAYISLAQEVVRRHTEKK; this is translated from the coding sequence GTGGCCAAAAGAATAGTAGTTGCAAATCAGAAGGGCGGTGTCGGAAAAACAACAACATCCATAAATCTTTCTTCTTCGCTGGCTGTCATGGAGAAAAAGGTTCTCCTGATAGATTGCGACCCTCAGGGTAACGCTTCCAGTGGACTAGGCTTTTATCCGGGTGATTCCAGAGAAAATATTTATACAGCTTTGTTTTCTCCGGATCGCGTCGAGGAAGCCATATATAAAACGGATGTGCCTTATCTGGATATTATGCCCGCCAGTCAGGATCTTGTTGGCGCGGAAATTGAGTTGATTGATAAAATGGGGCGTGAATATTATCTCAAAGATCTCGTAGATAAGATAGATGAGAAGTATGACTATATTATATTTGATTGTCCGCCCTCACTGGGACTGTTAACAGTCAACGCCCTCTGCGCTGCAAAAGAATTGATGGTACCGCTTCAAACTGAATATTATGCTCTTGAAGGTGTTGCTCAGCTTCTGATGACTTATGAGCTGGTCAAAAAACGCCTTAATAATGATCTTGAAGTTCTTGGTGTCGTTCTTACCATGTACGACCGTAGAAACCGTCTGGCCAGACAGGTTAAAAACGAAGTCCGTAAAGCTTTTCCTGATAGTTTGTTTGAAACAATAATTCCTAGAAATGTGAGATTGTCCGAAGCTCCTAGCTTTGGAAAACCGGTAATTTTATATGATGCCAAGTCAAATGGTGCTTTGGCGTATATTTCGCTGGCTCAGGAAGTTGTTAGAAGACATACTGAGAAAAAATGA
- a CDS encoding ParB/RepB/Spo0J family partition protein has product MAGATRGLGRGLDALLGGGTSENRGKEKSMDVRYLDIDLVIANPNQPRKDFSPEALEELTESIKAKGVLQPVLVRPFPGDRNKYELVAGERRLRASKLAGLTEIPAMVKDMTDLESMAVALIENLQREDLNPIEEAKGYQELTSKFGLSQEELGRQVGKSRSALANSMRLLSLPDDIQSAIGKNEISAGHGRSLMSVTDDEARAELFERIVTYGYSVRQTEKEASFWKENGELPPVDNSTNKKKAAKKKPVKKEKDEELETLRDRLEKNLETKIKISGTKEKGKLTISYSDSVELERLVAILELRS; this is encoded by the coding sequence ATGGCAGGTGCAACAAGAGGACTCGGAAGAGGGCTTGATGCTCTTTTAGGCGGAGGCACATCAGAGAACCGTGGCAAAGAGAAATCCATGGATGTTCGTTATCTTGATATTGATCTGGTCATCGCAAATCCCAATCAGCCTAGAAAAGATTTCTCTCCTGAAGCTCTGGAGGAGCTCACCGAATCAATAAAAGCAAAAGGGGTTTTGCAGCCTGTTCTGGTCAGGCCATTTCCCGGTGACAGAAATAAATATGAGCTGGTTGCCGGTGAAAGACGTTTAAGAGCTTCCAAGCTTGCGGGGCTTACTGAAATACCCGCTATGGTCAAAGATATGACCGACCTTGAAAGTATGGCCGTAGCTTTGATTGAAAACCTCCAGCGTGAAGATTTAAATCCAATTGAAGAAGCTAAAGGGTATCAGGAATTAACCAGCAAATTTGGTTTGAGTCAGGAAGAATTAGGGCGTCAGGTTGGTAAAAGCCGTTCAGCTCTGGCTAACTCAATGCGTCTTTTATCCCTTCCGGATGATATTCAAAGTGCTATTGGTAAAAATGAAATTTCCGCCGGACATGGCAGATCGTTGATGTCAGTAACCGATGACGAAGCCAGAGCAGAGCTTTTTGAGAGAATTGTGACTTATGGATATTCCGTTCGTCAGACAGAAAAGGAAGCTTCCTTCTGGAAAGAAAATGGAGAACTTCCCCCTGTAGACAATTCTACTAATAAGAAAAAAGCAGCAAAAAAGAAGCCGGTAAAAAAAGAAAAGGATGAAGAGCTTGAAACCTTAAGAGACAGGCTTGAGAAAAATCTTGAAACAAAAATCAAAATATCAGGCACCAAAGAAAAAGGTAAACTGACTATTTCTTATTCAGATTCAGTTGAGCTGGAACGGCTGGTTGCTATTTTGGAATTGCGCTCCTGA
- the rfaE1 gene encoding D-glycero-beta-D-manno-heptose-7-phosphate kinase produces the protein MDITEKILNVLNSLKGNKVLIIGDVMLDHYVIGSVNRISPEAPVPVVRVSRENFLLGGAGNVARNIVALGGEPHLTGFVGDDPEGKVFKDLCEQSSIPCSLYNCSDRPTTKKTRIMAHNQQIVRVDHENSTTMPDHDLDSLFDFLEGSICDYRVVILSDYGKGLLSEKFFERFWNLLKKCSHTPMVLVDPKTINYDLYKGVDLLTPNTKEAGEGASMTVESQDEVLEAGRRLFERLDSEHLLITLGADGMALFESPGVVRHIPSFARNVFDVTGAGDTVIASLGLGIAAGNDLLTSTVLANYAAGIVVGQVGAATASVADIAQAVKDWPKPEINTWKS, from the coding sequence ATGGATATTACTGAAAAAATATTAAATGTTCTGAATTCACTTAAGGGGAACAAGGTCCTGATCATTGGTGATGTTATGCTCGATCATTATGTGATTGGATCGGTGAACAGAATTTCTCCTGAAGCTCCTGTCCCCGTGGTTAGGGTGAGCAGGGAAAATTTTCTTCTGGGTGGTGCCGGTAATGTTGCCAGAAATATTGTCGCCTTAGGTGGCGAACCCCACCTGACTGGTTTTGTGGGTGACGATCCCGAAGGTAAAGTCTTTAAAGATCTTTGTGAGCAGAGCAGTATCCCATGCAGTCTTTATAATTGTTCGGATCGTCCAACTACAAAGAAAACCAGAATTATGGCTCATAATCAGCAGATTGTGAGAGTTGATCATGAAAACAGCACAACGATGCCAGATCATGATCTGGACAGCCTTTTTGATTTTCTTGAAGGCTCTATATGCGACTATAGAGTCGTTATCCTTTCTGATTACGGGAAAGGTCTTTTGAGTGAAAAGTTTTTTGAAAGGTTCTGGAATCTGCTCAAAAAATGCAGTCATACGCCTATGGTTCTGGTTGATCCTAAAACTATCAACTACGATCTCTACAAAGGCGTTGATCTGCTTACTCCCAATACAAAAGAAGCCGGTGAGGGCGCATCCATGACTGTTGAGTCTCAGGATGAAGTTCTTGAGGCTGGCAGAAGGCTTTTTGAAAGACTTGATTCCGAGCATCTGCTGATTACCCTTGGGGCTGATGGGATGGCCCTCTTCGAGTCTCCGGGAGTTGTCAGACATATCCCGTCATTTGCGCGTAATGTCTTTGATGTAACCGGAGCAGGTGATACTGTAATCGCTTCTCTTGGCTTGGGTATTGCCGCTGGAAATGATCTGCTCACTTCAACAGTCCTTGCCAATTATGCGGCGGGTATTGTTGTCGGTCAGGTTGGTGCGGCAACCGCGTCTGTTGCTGATATTGCTCAGGCTGTTAAGGATTGGCCAAAGCCGGAAATTAATACCTGGAAAAGCTGA
- a CDS encoding DnaJ family domain-containing protein: MLYFELVAEERIKKSQEKGEFDDLEGKGNPLKLEDDSFIPQELRMAYKALKNAGYLPPEAQIRKDISNALDLLEQMEDEKERYQQMQKLDYLIFKMKGMRSKGLSLDVEDEYYQSVVERLSVNRKKKE, translated from the coding sequence ATGCTTTATTTTGAACTGGTAGCTGAAGAACGGATTAAAAAGTCTCAGGAAAAAGGGGAGTTTGATGACCTTGAAGGTAAAGGAAATCCTTTAAAACTTGAAGACGATTCTTTTATCCCGCAGGAATTGAGAATGGCCTACAAAGCCTTGAAAAATGCCGGCTACCTTCCGCCTGAAGCACAGATAAGAAAGGATATAAGCAATGCTCTGGATCTTCTTGAACAGATGGAAGATGAGAAAGAACGTTATCAGCAGATGCAGAAATTGGATTATCTCATTTTCAAAATGAAGGGCATGAGAAGTAAAGGACTGTCACTGGATGTCGAAGATGAATATTACCAGTCCGTGGTTGAAAGGCTAAGTGTCAACCGTAAAAAGAAAGAGTAG
- a CDS encoding ATP-dependent 6-phosphofructokinase gives MPKKEKKTVINTEIPELGKPKIPSPLKRCIFFDDKEKTLVNLAEEEMDSGEGGGEYLEFEKAGPRAFTYFDPSKTKCAVVTCGGLCPGLNDVIRSIVLEAYHTYKVPSVLGIRFGLQGFIPKYGHDIIELTPTMVSDIHQFGGTILGSSRGPQDPEEIVDALERMNVSILFMIGGDGTMRAVKGIVNEIAKRGLRISVIGVPKTIDNDISFVTKSFGFDTAVDKATDAIQSAHVESVGAFNGIGLVKLMGRESGFIAAQATLALKDVNFVLVPEHNFEFDGEHGLLKSLEERLKDRQHAVIVCAEGAGQELCENTGRKDASGNPVLCDICDLLITKVKDYFKQKDMSITLKFIDPSYLIRSVPANANDRVYCGFLGQHAVHAAMAGKTGMVVSRLQARYVHLPLELVTMKRKKLNIHSDYWRAVLESTGQGHLRNDMEEGL, from the coding sequence GTGCCAAAAAAAGAAAAAAAGACAGTAATCAATACTGAAATCCCGGAGTTGGGAAAGCCTAAAATACCTTCACCGCTCAAACGTTGTATTTTTTTTGATGATAAAGAGAAAACCCTCGTTAATTTAGCTGAAGAAGAAATGGATTCCGGGGAAGGCGGAGGAGAGTATCTGGAATTTGAAAAAGCCGGTCCCCGTGCCTTTACCTATTTTGATCCCTCAAAGACAAAATGTGCAGTTGTCACCTGCGGAGGACTTTGTCCGGGACTCAATGATGTCATCCGGTCAATAGTTCTTGAGGCCTATCATACCTACAAAGTGCCTTCCGTACTTGGAATCAGGTTTGGATTGCAGGGATTCATCCCTAAATACGGGCATGATATTATTGAACTCACTCCGACAATGGTTTCGGATATTCATCAGTTCGGCGGAACAATTCTCGGATCATCACGCGGACCTCAGGATCCTGAAGAAATTGTTGATGCTCTGGAAAGAATGAATGTCAGCATTCTGTTTATGATCGGTGGTGACGGAACTATGCGCGCTGTTAAAGGTATAGTTAATGAGATTGCCAAGCGTGGTTTAAGGATTTCGGTGATCGGAGTTCCAAAAACCATTGATAACGATATCAGTTTTGTTACGAAATCTTTCGGGTTTGATACTGCTGTGGATAAGGCTACAGACGCTATTCAGAGTGCTCATGTCGAGTCTGTGGGAGCTTTCAACGGTATTGGTCTGGTCAAGCTTATGGGCCGAGAATCTGGCTTTATTGCCGCTCAGGCAACCCTTGCTTTGAAAGATGTTAACTTTGTTCTGGTTCCTGAACATAATTTTGAATTTGACGGTGAACATGGCCTGCTGAAATCCCTTGAGGAAAGGCTTAAAGATCGTCAGCATGCGGTCATCGTCTGCGCGGAAGGAGCAGGGCAGGAGCTTTGCGAAAATACCGGCCGCAAGGATGCTTCAGGAAATCCTGTTCTATGCGATATCTGCGATCTGCTTATAACCAAGGTTAAAGATTATTTTAAGCAGAAGGACATGAGTATCACCTTGAAATTTATTGATCCCAGTTATCTGATCCGTTCTGTTCCGGCTAATGCCAATGACAGAGTCTATTGCGGATTTCTTGGACAACACGCTGTACATGCGGCCATGGCTGGTAAAACCGGTATGGTTGTCAGCCGGCTACAGGCCAGATATGTCCATCTTCCGCTTGAACTGGTAACCATGAAGCGGAAAAAATTAAATATACATTCCGATTACTGGAGAGCCGTTCTGGAATCCACAGGGCAGGGTCATCTGCGTAATGATATGGAAGAAGGACTTTAG
- a CDS encoding glycerate kinase type-2 family protein: MTTEEKHLSAIFAEALDRVDPYKIITNCMKLEDNILSVQVPGEFLEINLTEFNKIFVIGAGKATAKMAKAIEDILGDRIDCGLISVKYGHTEPLSTIETIEAGHPVPDENGVEAARRIEDLACSADAETLVINLISGGGSALLPCPVRIDCGDTNIEISLKDKQKVTKALLACGADISEINCIRKHLSELKGGKLLRCIKPARSLNLILSDVVGDNLDTIASGLTSFDRSTYCDALSIISNYQIQEQLPAKVLKVLELGSNGNIAETLKAEEFKAERADNVLIGTNRIALLGAKDKAEELGYDVRLLTSRLTGEAHFAADLLWAVAQDQRDWEMVAKKPACIIIGGETVVHVKGHGKGGRNQEMALNFLKRLGQDEKNGSGIHLLAASTDGNDGPTDAAGAFADATLLEKSRAAGLSIASYLKNNDAYNFFAEIDGLHKTGPTNTNVCDIQILLVN; the protein is encoded by the coding sequence ATGACAACGGAAGAAAAACATCTTTCCGCTATTTTCGCAGAAGCATTGGATCGGGTTGATCCTTATAAAATCATAACCAATTGCATGAAGCTTGAGGATAATATCCTGAGCGTTCAGGTTCCCGGTGAATTTCTGGAAATCAATCTGACGGAATTCAATAAAATTTTTGTGATCGGAGCCGGGAAAGCAACAGCCAAAATGGCAAAGGCTATTGAAGATATTCTGGGAGACAGAATAGATTGCGGACTTATCTCAGTTAAATACGGGCATACTGAACCCCTGAGCACTATAGAAACTATCGAGGCCGGACATCCTGTTCCTGATGAAAACGGCGTAGAAGCAGCACGCAGGATTGAAGATCTGGCCTGCTCTGCCGATGCCGAGACTCTGGTGATCAACCTGATTTCAGGCGGAGGATCCGCATTGCTGCCCTGCCCGGTCAGAATTGACTGCGGAGACACTAATATTGAAATATCACTTAAAGACAAACAGAAAGTTACAAAAGCCCTGCTGGCCTGCGGGGCGGATATCTCGGAAATCAACTGTATAAGAAAACATCTTTCTGAATTAAAAGGCGGGAAACTGCTGCGCTGCATAAAACCGGCAAGAAGCCTTAACCTTATTCTGTCTGATGTTGTTGGTGATAATCTTGATACTATTGCCTCAGGACTGACCAGCTTTGACCGCAGTACCTATTGCGATGCGCTTTCGATTATAAGCAACTATCAGATTCAGGAACAATTGCCGGCAAAAGTACTCAAAGTTTTAGAGCTTGGCAGCAACGGCAATATTGCCGAGACTCTTAAAGCGGAAGAGTTCAAGGCTGAACGCGCTGATAACGTGCTTATCGGCACCAACCGTATTGCCCTGCTCGGAGCAAAAGACAAGGCCGAAGAGCTGGGCTACGATGTGCGGCTCCTCACTTCCAGACTTACAGGTGAAGCCCATTTTGCGGCAGATCTGCTCTGGGCTGTTGCGCAGGATCAGCGAGACTGGGAGATGGTCGCTAAGAAACCAGCCTGTATCATCATCGGTGGAGAAACCGTTGTGCATGTGAAAGGCCACGGCAAGGGAGGCAGAAATCAGGAGATGGCTCTGAACTTCCTTAAACGCCTTGGACAGGATGAGAAAAACGGATCAGGAATTCATCTGCTTGCAGCATCTACAGACGGTAATGACGGCCCGACCGACGCCGCAGGAGCTTTTGCGGATGCGACTTTGCTGGAAAAATCACGCGCAGCAGGATTATCCATTGCCTCCTATCTAAAAAATAATGACGCCTACAATTTCTTTGCTGAAATTGACGGATTGCATAAAACAGGTCCGACCAATACCAATGTATGTGACATACAAATACTTCTAGTCAATTAG
- a CDS encoding FadR/GntR family transcriptional regulator: protein MLTPIKKARISETAAIQLEELIRGGTFKEGENLPSERKLMKELQVGRGSVREALRILEIKGYIETKPGIGAFVKSIEGDILSPLSPWLMDNKEAIHHFFEVRYLLEPSAAGFAASRITPETIEALKKNLEEFRTAAEQNDLTRAILSDAEFHRLIGKATGNKVLTSIMDTLHRTMIEGWKASLKVPHRIEKSLREHTEILKTIENGDEKTASKLMREHLSLALDDLEEHGL, encoded by the coding sequence ATGTTGACCCCCATAAAAAAGGCCAGAATATCCGAAACAGCTGCTATCCAGCTTGAAGAGTTAATCCGTGGCGGAACTTTCAAGGAAGGAGAAAACCTCCCTTCTGAAAGAAAGCTGATGAAAGAACTTCAGGTTGGACGGGGTTCAGTCAGAGAAGCTCTCAGAATTTTGGAAATTAAAGGATATATTGAAACAAAGCCCGGTATCGGCGCCTTTGTGAAAAGCATTGAGGGAGATATTTTAAGCCCGCTCTCTCCCTGGCTCATGGATAATAAAGAAGCTATCCACCATTTTTTTGAAGTCCGCTATCTGCTTGAACCAAGCGCAGCCGGATTTGCCGCCTCACGCATCACTCCGGAAACAATTGAAGCCCTGAAAAAAAATCTTGAAGAATTCAGGACAGCGGCAGAACAGAATGATCTGACACGGGCTATTCTGAGTGACGCCGAGTTTCACCGTCTTATAGGGAAAGCCACAGGCAACAAAGTTCTCACATCCATTATGGACACCCTGCACCGCACAATGATTGAAGGCTGGAAAGCTTCTCTCAAGGTCCCCCACCGCATTGAAAAAAGCCTTCGCGAGCATACTGAGATTTTGAAAACAATTGAAAACGGTGATGAAAAGACCGCCAGTAAATTAATGCGTGAACATTTGTCACTTGCTCTTGACGATCTGGAAGAACACGGGCTTTAA